The nucleotide window CTCTGCAAGGAGGACATGTGGTACGGCTCAACGACCAGCACGTTCTGTGGAACGCCAGAGTTCATGGCCCCAGAGGTTTGTTCTGTCTACTGGACGTGTACGAGCCCCTCAGCTGACAAAATTAGATCTTGCTGGATAAGAAATACGGCCGCGCGGTGGACTGGTGGGCATTTGGCGTCCTGATATATCagatgctgctgcaacaATCTCCGTTccgtggcgaggacgaagacgaaaTCTACGACGCTATCCTCGCGGACGAGCCCCTGTATCCGATTCACATGCCTAGAGACTCGGTGTCAATCTTGCAGAAGCTCCTTACCCGCGAACCTGATCAGAGATTGGGAAGCGGACCAACGGACGCTCAGGAGGTCATGAGCCAGCCCTTTTTCCGGAACATCAACTGGGATGACATTTACCACAAGCGGGTTCAGCCACCATTCAAGCCAACGATCAAGAATGCCACCGACACCAGCAACTTCGACTCGGAATTCACGAGCGTCACGCCGGTGCTCACGCCGGTGCAATCAGGTGAGTTGACAAGTATacggcgaagaagagcaTGTACTAACCGTCTACAGTGTTGTCGCAAGCCATGCAGGAAGAGTTCCGTGGCTTTTCGTATACGGCCGACTTTGAGTAGGAGGAGAAGTCTGCCGAGGCCTCTCTCGAGGCTCATGCGGGCTCCGATGGGTGGTCTTTTCTGTCGACGGACAAAGGACGCTCGGAGACCAACTggggtggcgatggcggtgccAGGACCTGCGTCGAAAGCAACAGCTCCTTTGAGCCGGTCGGTGAGGCCGAACGAGGTGAAGAGGTATCGGACTGCGCGactgagggcgaggacgacaccGAGGTCGGAGAAGGAGACGAGTCAAACCTTGACGAGtccgacgacagcgacacACGCACCGGGTCGGAAGCAcgcagcgacgtcgacgtcgacacaATGGACGACGATATGCTGGGCCATGAGGGCAGTGGAGTATGAGGAGCAGCCGGTGAGGCGGCGCACCGCCCGCGCTGGCGTAAGGGTCGGGGATTGGTGGTGCGACGTACGAGAAGTGCGTCGCGAGAGGTGGACTTTAATATTCTCGCTCGCTACGATTGTTGAGTACGTGGAATGCTTTCGATACCGGGGCAGCGATCGGGGTAAAATTACACGCCTTGGGCTTGACGCCTGGGAAAAGGGGTAGGGTCTGCATGGAGCGCGAGGAGAGGTAGCAGAGAAAACTATACATTTTTAATACGAAAGGTGAAgtgcaagcaggcaagctATGAGCTAGATCAAGTTGCGCAGCAATTGGGTCTAGAGGCAATGTATTCACGCGACACTGAATCTAGGTGTGGTTGGTTCGTTTTACATGATTTATATAGACTGGCCCCTCTCTGTCCAATGTCTTGAGGAAGCGGTTTGCTTTAGTTGGTGTACTCCTTTTGCAGGAGCTTGGCAATGGTGTTGAGCCTGCGTGGAAACCAGTTGTTAGTCAAGTCGCATGTCTTGGAGCCGACAGACGTTAAGGAAAGCGAAAATGAGGGAGGGTTAGTTAGGCCTGGACGTACTGGATATTGCTGGTGCCCTCGTAGATGGCGCCGATCTTGCTGTCGCGGAAGAACTTCTCGGCGAGACCCTCGCGCACAaagcccatgccgcccatccACTCGACGGCCTGTCCGCTGACCTTGCCAGCGACCTGTGCGGCGTAGagcttggccatggcggcgtcgcggacgaaatcctcgccggcctccttcttgcgggcggcgttgtagacgagggcgcgggcggcggcgatctCGGTGTAAGCCTGAGCGATCTGGTGCTGCATGCCCTGGaactcgccgacgagggagcCGAACTGGCGGCGGTCGTTCCAGACGTAGCGGACGGCGTTTTcgaaggcgccgagggcgaggcccgTCATTTgagcggcgatgccgatgcgGCCCTCGTTGAGCAGGGCGATGGCGTACTTGTAGCcctggccgcgctcgcccaGCAGGTTCTCCTTGgggacctcgacgtcgtcgaagtTGAGGACgcaggtgctgctggcgcggatgccgagcttcttctccttcttggcgaTGGAGAAGCCCGGGGTGCCCTTTtcgacgaggaaggcggtgatgccgcgGTAGCCCTTGGAGGGGTCGAGGTtggcgaagacgatgaagagGTCGGCCTCCATGGAGTTTGTGATCCAcatcttgccgccgctgatCTTGAAGCCGGAATCGGTCTCGGTGGCCTTtgtggcgagggcgaaggcgtcGGAGCCGGAGACGGGCTCGGAGAGGCAGAAGGAGGCGACGGTGTTGGTggcgaggcgcggcagccACTTCTTCTTgagggcgggggaggcgtaCTTGAGGATGGCGGTGTTGCAGAGCGTGTTGTGCACGTCGACCATGACGCTGACCGAGgggtcggcgcgggcgagctcctcgatgccgatgatggccgAGGTGAAGTTcatgcccgcgccgccgtacTCCTCGGGTATCTCGAC belongs to Purpureocillium takamizusanense chromosome 1, complete sequence and includes:
- a CDS encoding uncharacterized protein (COG:E~EggNog:ENOG503NWK6), whose product is MSSSFTRVLRPALRSGRGLATRVASNSSRNGAARQATRANVAAARPLSTTAARRSDSSSSPVDITDIPPTPISHLSEVEAAMAESVSKFASEVVLPRARDMDEAEAMDPALVEQLFEQGLMGVEIPEEYGGAGMNFTSAIIGIEELARADPSVSVMVDVHNTLCNTAILKYASPALKKKWLPRLATNTVASFCLSEPVSGSDAFALATKATETDSGFKISGGKMWITNSMEADLFIVFANLDPSKGYRGITAFLVEKGTPGFSIAKKEKKLGIRASSTCVLNFDDVEVPKENLLGERGQGYKYAIALLNEGRIGIAAQMTGLALGAFENAVRYVWNDRRQFGSLVGEFQGMQHQIAQAYTEIAAARALVYNAARKKEAGEDFVRDAAMAKLYAAQVAGKVSGQAVEWMGGMGFVREGLAEKFFRDSKIGAIYEGTSNIQLNTIAKLLQKEYTN